A single window of Senegalia massiliensis DNA harbors:
- a CDS encoding hydroxymyristoyl-ACP dehydratase, producing the protein MINCSENCVHQEDGVCNLNYIVTSTGIVKNNCPYFDYKNKEDKKTPI; encoded by the coding sequence ATGATAAATTGCTCAGAAAATTGTGTACATCAAGAAGATGGAGTATGTAACCTAAACTATATTGTAACTTCCACTGGAATAGTTAAGAACAATTGTCCTTATTTCGATTATAAAAATAAAGAGGATAAAAAAACTCCGATTTAA